A stretch of Gorilla gorilla gorilla isolate KB3781 chromosome 9, NHGRI_mGorGor1-v2.1_pri, whole genome shotgun sequence DNA encodes these proteins:
- the TREH gene encoding trehalase: MPGRTWELCLLLLLGLGPGSQEALPPPCESEIYCHGELLNQVQMAKLYQDDKQFVDMPLSIAPEQVLQTFTELSRDHNHSIPREQLQAFVHKHFQAKGQELQPWTPADWKDSPQFLQKISDAKLRAWAGQLHQLWKKLGKKMKPEVLSHPERFSLIYSEHPFIVPGGRFVEFYYWDSYWVMEGLLLSEMAETVKGMLQNFLDLVKTYGHVPNGGRVYYLQRSQPPLLTLMMDCYLTHTNDTAFLQENIETLALELDFWTKNRTVSVSLEGKNYLLNRYYVPYGGPRPESYSKDVELSDTLPEGDREALWAELKAGAESGWDFSSRWLIGGPNPNSLSGIRTSKLVPVDLNAFLCQAEELMNNFYSRLGNDSQATKYRILRSQRLAALNTVLWDEQTGAWFDYNLEKKKKNREFYPSNLTPLWAGCFSDPGVADKALKYLEDNRILTYQYGIPTSLQKTGQQWDFPNAWAPLQDLVIRGLAKAPLRWAQEVAFQLAQNWIRTNFDVYSQKSAMYEKYDVSNGGQPGGGGEYEVQEGFGWTNGVVLMLLDRYGDRLTSGAKLAFLEPHCLAATLLPSLLLSLLPR; the protein is encoded by the exons TGAGATTTACTGCCACGGGGAGCTCCTAAACCAAGTTCAAATGGCCAAGCTCTACCAGGATGACAAGCAGTTTGTGGACATGCCACTGTCTATAGCTCCAG AACAAGTCCTGCAGACCTTCACTGAGCTGTCCAGGGACCACAATCACAGCATCCCCAGGGAGCAGCTGCAGGCGTTTGTCCACAAACACTTCCAGGCCAAGGGGCAGGAGCTGCAGCCCTGGACCCCTGCAGACTGGAAAGACAG CCCCCAGTTCCTGCAGAAGATTTCAGATGCCAAACTGCGTGCCTGGGCAGGGCAGCTGCACCAGCTCTGGAAGAAGCTGGGGAAGAAG ATGAAGCCAGAGGTTCTCAGCCACCCTGAGCGGTTCTCTCTCATCTACTCAGAACATCCCTTCATTGTGCCTGGTGGTCGCTTTGTTGAGTTCTACTACTG GGACTCCTACTGGGTCATGGAGGGTCTGCTCCTCTCGGAGATGGCTGAGACGGTGAAGGGCATGCTGCAGAACTTCTTGGACCTGGTGAAAAC CTATGGGCATGTCCCCAATGGCGGGCGCGTGTACTACCTGCAGCGGAGCCAGCCCCCACTCTTGACCCTCATGATGGATTGCTACTTGACTCACACCAATGACACCGCCTTTCTACA GGAAAACATTGAAACGCTAGCCTTGGAATTGGACTTTTGGACCAAGAACAGGACTGTCTCTGTGAGCTTGGAGGGAAAGAACTACCTCCTGAATCGCTATTATGTCCCTTACGGGGGACCCAG GCCTGAGTCCTACAGCAAAGATGTGGAGTTGAGTGACACCTTGCCAGAAG GAGACCGGGAGGCTCTGTGGGCTGAGCTCAAGGCTGGGGCTGAGTCTGGCTGGGACTTCTCTTCACGCTGGCTCATTGGAGGCCCAAACCCCAACTCGCTTAGCGGCATCCGAACAAGCAAACTGGTGCCTGTTGACCTGAATGCCTTCCTATGCCAAGCAGAGGAGCTGATGAACAACTTCTATTCCAGGCTGG GGAACGACTCCCAGGCCACGAAGTACAGAATCCTGCGGTCGCAGCGCTTGGCCGCCCTGAACACAGTCCTGTGGGATGAGCAGACCGGAGCCTGGTTCGATTACAACcttgagaagaagaagaagaaccgGGAGTTTTACCCATCCAACCTCACTCCACTCTGGGCCGGGTGTTTCTCTGACCCTGGCGTGGCGGACAAGGCTCTGAAATACCTGGAG GACAACCGGATCCTGACTTACCAGTATGGGATCCCGACCTCTCTCCAGAAGACAGGCCAGCAGTGGGATTTCCCCAATGCCTGGGCCCCCCTGCAGGACCTGGTCATCAGAG GCCTGGCCAAGGCACCTTTACGTTGGGCCCAGGAAGTGGCTTTCCAGCTGGCTCAGAATTGGATCCGAACCAACTTTGATGTCTACTCGCAGAAGTCAGCCATGTATGAGAAG TATGACGTCAGCAATGGTGGACAGCCCGGTGGGGGAGGAGAATATGAAGTTCAG GAGGGATTTGGCTGGACGAATGGCGTGGTCCTAATGCTGCTGGACCGCTATGGTGACCGGCTGACCTCAGGGGCCAAGCTGGCTTTCCTGGAGCCCCACTGCCTGGCGGCCACCCTTCTGCCCagcctcctgctcagcctcctgccaCGGTGA